From a single Stegostoma tigrinum isolate sSteTig4 unplaced genomic scaffold, sSteTig4.hap1 scaffold_61, whole genome shotgun sequence genomic region:
- the LOC132209000 gene encoding uncharacterized protein LOC132209000 isoform X1 — MKSMRPISLLKHFLYAINITTLIDNEKLRTCFRRLDLKQRFVNMNGAIYVPISGTNLKFTWTIYNTSVTFLDLSVSISGNHPETDIHFKPTDSHSYLEYTTSHPPSCKNSIPYSQFLHLRLICSQDEAFHSRTRQMSLFFNDRNPPPPTQPHTVVKNHVSHISCNSSLTPHLRNKHQKRTPSSSHTTLPTSGYNASSSNTSTICNLTSPPKTFFHPHPCLLSGETTLSMTPLSAPRFPPTPPHPTFSLQLQEVLHVPPYLLPHPHPRPQEDFPHQADVQLHIFQSGILHPLYPLWTPQHRGNQGET; from the coding sequence atgaaaagtatgaggccaatcagtctcttgaaacactttctctatgcaatcaacataacaacattaattgacaatgaaaaattacgtacgtgcttcagaagattagatttgaaacagagatttgtgaatatgaatggagctatatatgtccccatctcaggcaccaacctcaagttcacctggactatctacaacacctctgtcaccttcctggacctctctgtctccatctcaggtaaccacccagaaaccgatatccatttcaagcccaccgactcccacagctacttagaatacaccacctcccacccaccttcctgcaaaaattccatcccctattcccaattccttcacctccgcctcatctgctcccaggatgaggcattccattcccgtacacgtcagatgtccttgtttttcaacgaccgcaaccccccaccccccacccaaccacacacagtggtcaagaaccatgtctcccacatttcctgcaactcatccctcacacctcatctccgcaataagcaccaaaagagaaccccctcatcctctcataccaccctaccaacctctggatacaacgcatcatcctccaacacttccaccatctgcaatctgacctcaccaccaaagacatttttccatccccacccttgtctactttctggagagaccactctctccatgactcccttgtcggctccacgcttccctccaaccccaccacacccgacattttccctgcaactgcaggaagtgctacacgtgcccccatacctcctccctcacccccatcccaggccccaagaagactttccacatcaagcagatgttcaactgcacatcttccaatctggtatactgcatccgctgtacccgttgtggactcctcaacatcggggaaaccaaggagagacttaa